One Thermodesulfobacteriota bacterium DNA window includes the following coding sequences:
- the mreC gene encoding rod shape-determining protein MreC — MLSIFRRYRVIVIAVSLCIVSILLISLNIKERKKPHLFQKIIFEVSSPFQKTIQSTVGGVKTLWGNYIFLVNLKKENTALSKTINALKEENLRLREAAIANMRLRKLLLFKDEFRSPMVPAEVISEDPSSWFKTIILDKGSKDGIEKKMAVVTSEGMVGRVIGVYRSVSKVLLSTDHSSAIDVMVQRTRAKGILEGMVNQTCQLKYVSRADDVRIGDDIISSGLGGIFPKGLLLGRVSKIKKEGSGLFQYIEVTPSVDFTKLEEVFIVVGDKSALTK; from the coding sequence ATGCTTTCTATCTTCAGGAGATACCGAGTAATAGTAATCGCTGTCTCTCTTTGTATAGTTTCCATACTCCTTATCTCCCTAAATATTAAAGAAAGGAAGAAGCCCCATCTTTTTCAAAAGATTATTTTCGAGGTCTCTTCACCTTTTCAAAAGACAATTCAGTCAACTGTAGGGGGTGTAAAAACCCTGTGGGGCAATTATATCTTCCTTGTAAACCTTAAAAAAGAAAATACCGCTTTAAGCAAAACCATTAATGCCTTGAAAGAAGAGAACCTTCGTTTAAGGGAAGCGGCTATTGCCAACATGCGGTTAAGAAAACTCCTCCTCTTTAAAGATGAGTTCAGGAGCCCGATGGTTCCTGCAGAGGTAATTAGTGAGGATCCTTCCAGTTGGTTTAAAACCATCATTCTCGATAAGGGCAGCAAGGATGGTATTGAAAAAAAGATGGCGGTAGTAACCTCGGAGGGAATGGTTGGGCGTGTCATAGGGGTTTACAGGTCTGTCTCCAAGGTTCTGTTGTCAACAGATCACAGCAGCGCTATTGATGTTATGGTACAAAGGACCAGAGCTAAAGGAATCCTTGAAGGAATGGTAAATCAGACATGTCAGTTAAAGTATGTCTCTCGTGCCGATGATGTAAGAATAGGAGATGATATTATATCTTCTGGTTTAGGCGGAATATTCCCAAAAGGGCTGCTTCTAGGAAGGGTGAGCAAAATAAAAAAGGAAGGTTCTGGGTTGTTCCAATATATTGAGGTGACTCCCAGTGTAGACTTTACTAAACTTGAAGAGGTCTTCATAGTAGTCGGAGATAAATCCGCATTGACGAAATAA
- a CDS encoding rod shape-determining protein, translating into MLFDSILGLFSNDLAIDLGTANTLVYVKGKGIVLSEPSVVAVRSNYPEGIKKVLAVGMEAKKMLGRTPGSIVAIRPMKDGVIADFEITEAMLRYFITKIHNRRALVRPRIIICVPSGITQVEKRAVRETAESAGAREVYLIEEPMAAAIGAGLPVSEPAGNMIVDIGGGTTEVAVISLSGIVYSQSVRVAGDKMDDAIVQYVKRKYNLLIGERTAELVKVTIGTAYPDKEIKTMEVKGRDLVDGIPKILQIDSEEIRSSLAEPINTIIEAVRIALERTPPELAADIVDKGIVLIGGGALLKNLDMLLKEETGLPIIRADDPLSAVVLGAGKALDELPLLKEIMIRS; encoded by the coding sequence ATGCTTTTCGACTCTATTTTGGGTTTGTTTTCCAATGATTTGGCTATTGATCTGGGCACAGCAAATACCCTTGTATACGTCAAAGGTAAAGGTATTGTCTTGAGCGAGCCATCAGTGGTTGCTGTCCGCAGTAATTATCCAGAAGGTATTAAAAAGGTTTTAGCAGTAGGGATGGAGGCAAAAAAAATGTTGGGGAGAACCCCCGGAAGCATCGTTGCCATTCGTCCAATGAAAGATGGTGTTATCGCTGACTTTGAGATTACAGAGGCAATGCTTAGATACTTTATAACAAAGATTCATAACCGCCGTGCGCTGGTAAGGCCTAGAATCATTATATGTGTTCCGTCTGGTATTACGCAGGTTGAAAAACGCGCTGTCAGAGAAACCGCTGAGTCTGCTGGTGCCAGAGAGGTCTACCTAATAGAGGAACCAATGGCAGCTGCGATCGGAGCAGGGTTGCCCGTTAGTGAACCTGCAGGAAATATGATTGTTGACATAGGAGGGGGGACCACCGAAGTTGCTGTAATTTCTTTGTCTGGCATTGTTTACAGTCAGTCCGTCCGCGTTGCTGGTGATAAGATGGATGATGCCATAGTTCAATATGTTAAAAGGAAGTACAATCTTTTAATAGGGGAAAGAACTGCCGAGTTAGTGAAGGTTACAATAGGTACGGCTTATCCCGACAAAGAGATAAAGACCATGGAAGTAAAGGGCAGAGATTTAGTAGACGGTATCCCTAAAATTTTGCAGATCGATTCCGAAGAGATTAGAAGCTCACTGGCGGAGCCTATCAATACCATAATCGAGGCTGTCAGAATAGCCCTTGAGAGAACCCCTCCAGAATTAGCCGCCGATATTGTAGACAAGGGGATTGTTTTGATCGGGGGAGGTGCTTTATTAAAAAACTTGGACATGCTTTTAAAAGAAGAAACCGGGCTTCCAATAATACGTGCCGATGATCCTCTGTCTGCTGTAGTTCTGGGCGCTGGAAAGGCTTTAGATGAGCTGCCTCTTTTAAAGGAGATAATGATCCGATCTTAG
- the purH gene encoding bifunctional phosphoribosylaminoimidazolecarboxamide formyltransferase/IMP cyclohydrolase, producing the protein MPKIKRALISVSDKEGIGQFAMGLNGMGVEILSTGGTASLLKGNGLPIISVSDYTGFPEMLDGRVKTLHPKIHGGLLGQRSNKEHLDKMKEHGIEPIDMVIVNLYPFEETIAKEGCTLSEAIENIDIGGPTMLRSAAKNYTDVTVIVDPADYDRVLKEMKENDGVVSLDTNFRLAKKVFQLTARYDGAISNYLGSLDNKEKRHGFPETLTLQFGKSQGLRYGENPHQEAAFYTERSIKEPCVSNASQLQGKELSFNNIIDLDAALETVKEFQEIAAVIIKHTNPCGVATSEKSLVNAYCKARDCDFTSAFGGIVGLNRKVDIKTAGEITATFIEAIIAPGYDEDALEILKEKKDLRVLLVPSLEGYIQEGYDLKKVVGGLLVQDRDLGMVDFKSLKVVTKRNPAEDELKAMSFAWKVCKHVKSNAIVYSTSDQVVGIGAGQMSRVDSSKLAVMKAILPTEGTVLASDAMFPFRDGVDAAAEAGVTAIIQPGGSIRDEEIIQAANEHNIAMVFTMMRHFRH; encoded by the coding sequence ATGCCAAAGATTAAAAGGGCGTTGATAAGTGTCTCAGACAAAGAAGGGATTGGACAATTCGCCATGGGGCTAAATGGCATGGGAGTCGAAATACTATCTACAGGGGGGACAGCCTCTCTGCTGAAAGGGAATGGACTGCCCATAATATCTGTGTCTGATTATACCGGATTCCCGGAAATGTTAGATGGAAGGGTTAAAACCCTTCACCCAAAGATACACGGGGGGCTTCTCGGGCAGAGAAGCAATAAAGAACATTTGGACAAGATGAAAGAGCACGGGATTGAACCCATTGACATGGTAATAGTTAACCTCTATCCCTTCGAGGAAACAATAGCTAAAGAGGGATGTACCCTTTCCGAGGCTATTGAGAATATCGACATTGGGGGGCCTACCATGCTACGTTCTGCTGCCAAGAACTACACTGATGTTACTGTTATAGTTGATCCAGCAGACTACGACAGAGTGTTAAAAGAAATGAAAGAGAATGACGGGGTTGTATCGTTGGATACAAATTTCCGGTTGGCCAAAAAGGTTTTTCAGCTAACGGCAAGATACGACGGTGCCATTTCAAACTACCTGGGAAGCCTGGACAACAAAGAAAAAAGACATGGGTTCCCGGAGACTCTTACCTTACAATTCGGGAAGAGCCAGGGATTGCGCTATGGTGAAAACCCCCATCAAGAGGCTGCGTTTTACACAGAAAGAAGCATTAAAGAGCCATGTGTATCCAATGCTTCCCAGCTTCAGGGAAAAGAACTCTCCTTCAATAATATCATTGACCTGGATGCTGCCTTAGAGACAGTGAAAGAATTTCAGGAGATAGCGGCTGTAATCATTAAGCACACCAATCCCTGCGGCGTAGCAACATCTGAAAAATCCTTAGTAAATGCCTATTGCAAGGCAAGGGATTGTGACTTTACATCTGCCTTTGGGGGAATCGTCGGTCTTAACCGAAAGGTTGATATCAAGACAGCAGGCGAGATTACTGCCACATTTATTGAGGCAATCATAGCACCAGGATACGATGAGGATGCACTGGAAATATTAAAAGAGAAAAAAGACCTGAGGGTTCTCCTTGTTCCCAGCCTTGAAGGATACATTCAGGAAGGATACGACCTGAAAAAGGTTGTGGGGGGGCTTCTGGTACAGGATAGAGACCTGGGCATGGTAGACTTCAAATCTTTGAAGGTAGTCACTAAGAGAAACCCCGCAGAAGATGAACTTAAGGCTATGAGTTTTGCATGGAAGGTCTGTAAACATGTCAAATCCAATGCCATCGTATATTCCACCTCGGATCAGGTTGTTGGGATTGGTGCAGGACAGATGAGTAGGGTGGATTCTTCCAAGCTAGCTGTAATGAAGGCAATTTTACCCACAGAGGGAACTGTTTTGGCTTCAGATGCCATGTTCCCTTTTCGAGACGGTGTAGATGCTGCTGCGGAAGCAGGGGTAACAGCCATTATACAGCCCGGAGGCTCTATAAGGGATGAAGAGATAATCCAGGCAGCCAACGAACACAATATCGCCATGGTATTTACCATGATGAGGCATTTCAGGCATTAG
- the mrdA gene encoding penicillin-binding protein 2 — protein MLLYDKDNKKEFEKRLFFSIVFAIVAFVIILSRLWHLQILQGKKFKSLSENNRIRIVKIPAPRGIIFDRKGRVLVENYPSFDLSIIPEDVNGLERTIKELSGLLNVKAELFEAKLKESQGNPPFKPIKVKTNLDYREVAIVETNKLDLPGITIEIEPKRLYIFGKLAAHLIGYMGKISESQLKTRVSSGYNMVDLIGKYGIEHDYEPVLRGSNGGAQVEVDAVGRKVRVLRELEPTPGENIFLTVELDIQKLAEKALSDMIGTVIVMDPNTGDILALASSPSFNPNMFSPGISSKDWEALVTNPYNPLANKAIQGQYPPGSVYKIITAIAGLEEKVITPETIFYCDGSYRFGRRPYRCWQKKGHGRVNLHRALVESCDVYFYQVGQRLGVDRIAYYSSLFGLGKPTSISRTNEKRGLIPTRLWKLETLKSPWRESETLSTAIGQGFVLVTPLQILNLISSIANGGVLYRPQIVKKIGSPGGNIIKEFFPEKMKKIHVADNSINLIKDALWGVVNERLGTGWRARIEGANVAGKTGTAQVVGLPTGVDELKKFVPFEHRDHAWFAAFAPKDRPKMAIVVLLEHGGHGGNKAAQIAGDIIKGALKILNDDDSSF, from the coding sequence ATGTTACTGTATGATAAAGACAATAAAAAAGAATTCGAAAAAAGGCTGTTTTTTTCTATTGTGTTCGCAATAGTTGCCTTTGTTATCATCCTCTCTAGACTATGGCACCTACAAATACTCCAAGGAAAAAAATTTAAAAGCCTTTCTGAAAATAACCGAATAAGAATTGTTAAAATACCCGCCCCAAGAGGGATTATATTCGACCGAAAGGGTAGGGTTCTGGTAGAGAACTACCCTTCCTTTGATCTATCCATAATACCCGAGGATGTTAATGGCCTAGAAAGGACAATAAAAGAACTAAGTGGCTTATTAAACGTAAAGGCTGAATTGTTTGAGGCGAAGTTAAAAGAGTCTCAGGGCAACCCTCCATTTAAGCCTATAAAGGTAAAAACGAACCTTGATTATAGAGAGGTGGCTATTGTTGAAACAAACAAACTGGATCTCCCTGGAATAACAATTGAAATAGAGCCCAAGCGTCTTTACATATTTGGCAAATTAGCAGCTCATCTTATTGGATACATGGGGAAAATCAGCGAGTCTCAATTGAAAACAAGGGTTTCGTCTGGATATAACATGGTGGACTTAATAGGAAAATACGGTATAGAGCATGATTATGAACCCGTTTTAAGGGGAAGTAACGGAGGAGCTCAGGTTGAAGTTGACGCTGTTGGGAGAAAAGTAAGGGTTTTACGTGAACTGGAACCAACTCCTGGTGAAAACATATTCTTAACTGTTGAATTAGACATTCAAAAACTTGCAGAAAAAGCTCTCTCTGATATGATAGGTACTGTTATAGTAATGGACCCAAATACTGGGGATATTCTTGCATTGGCTAGCAGTCCTTCCTTCAATCCAAATATGTTCTCTCCAGGAATCTCTTCGAAAGATTGGGAGGCTCTCGTAACTAATCCTTATAATCCGTTAGCAAACAAGGCTATTCAAGGACAATATCCGCCAGGTTCCGTATACAAGATTATTACCGCCATAGCAGGTCTTGAGGAGAAAGTTATTACGCCAGAAACCATCTTTTACTGTGACGGCTCCTACAGATTCGGCAGGCGACCATACAGGTGCTGGCAAAAGAAAGGACACGGGAGGGTTAATCTCCACCGGGCATTGGTGGAGTCTTGTGATGTTTACTTTTACCAGGTGGGACAAAGACTGGGAGTGGACAGAATAGCATATTATTCCTCTTTGTTTGGTCTTGGCAAACCAACTAGTATTTCTCGCACAAACGAAAAACGGGGGCTGATCCCAACACGCTTATGGAAATTAGAAACTCTAAAATCTCCCTGGCGAGAAAGCGAAACCTTGTCTACAGCAATTGGACAGGGTTTTGTTCTGGTTACACCCCTTCAAATCTTAAATTTAATATCCTCCATAGCTAACGGAGGCGTACTGTATCGCCCACAGATAGTAAAAAAAATCGGGTCCCCGGGAGGAAACATTATCAAGGAATTCTTTCCCGAAAAGATGAAAAAAATTCACGTTGCTGACAACAGTATTAATTTAATAAAAGATGCTCTTTGGGGAGTGGTTAATGAACGCCTCGGCACTGGATGGAGGGCCAGAATAGAAGGGGCTAATGTTGCGGGAAAGACAGGAACCGCCCAAGTAGTAGGATTGCCAACGGGGGTGGATGAGTTAAAAAAATTTGTTCCTTTTGAGCACAGAGACCATGCCTGGTTTGCCGCTTTTGCCCCAAAAGACAGACCCAAAATGGCTATTGTGGTGCTACTGGAACATGGAGGGCATGGGGGTAATAAGGCTGCACAAATTGCCGGGGACATTATAAAAGGAGCCCTTAAAATTCTAAATGACGACGATTCCTCTTTTTAA
- the mreD gene encoding rod shape-determining protein MreD — translation MGGFFGFLLLGIVFLSLQTTILNFSPHIPVKPDLIIIMVAYLGIFQGPVRGIFLAAILGYLTDTLSGGITGLFTFLRILTFVLTKLACENLYLKSALSQTILIIMLSIIDGILLLLTLYVFSSVENLWIFVARVLPIQAILTGIFGPLIFLILNKTGLLFEPR, via the coding sequence ATGGGGGGGTTTTTTGGCTTCTTATTGTTAGGAATAGTTTTTTTAAGCTTACAAACTACAATTTTGAACTTTTCCCCCCATATTCCCGTTAAGCCGGACCTTATTATAATAATGGTAGCCTATCTCGGGATATTTCAGGGGCCAGTGAGAGGTATATTTCTTGCTGCCATCTTGGGCTATCTTACGGATACTCTTTCTGGGGGAATAACAGGGTTGTTCACCTTTCTAAGGATTCTAACTTTCGTTCTAACAAAACTGGCATGTGAAAATCTTTATCTCAAAAGTGCCCTTTCTCAAACAATACTAATAATAATGCTGAGTATTATTGATGGAATCCTCTTGCTTTTAACCCTGTATGTATTCAGCTCTGTTGAGAATCTATGGATTTTTGTCGCAAGGGTTCTTCCTATTCAAGCTATCTTAACTGGTATATTCGGCCCGCTGATATTCTTAATATTGAACAAAACAGGATTATTGTTTGAGCCTCGATGA
- a CDS encoding RodZ domain-containing protein produces the protein MDSFGEYLRKKRESRSVSLEEISAATRIRKVFLEAIESDDTDKLPAEVFVIGFLKAYASYVGLDKDEVVLQYKSYLNNLKKVKEIAPPPEKPPLSKRLLIISPLAIILIVFLFFYLYLDKKEEIKTRTDVISKPSLVPPVPPEETMVQLPLPEETAERVVTADKPPKEPGSTISLSDGREPLISEKKKAESQKEGEKTLLAKTSETTWLRVQIDDKPPFEVILKPGEKLTWNALHTLKLFIGNAGGIDLFYNGKALGKLGNSGQVVSITLPNEKIR, from the coding sequence ATGGACTCTTTTGGAGAATATCTCAGGAAAAAGAGAGAATCAAGGTCTGTTTCCCTTGAAGAGATTTCAGCAGCTACGAGGATAAGAAAGGTCTTCCTGGAGGCTATAGAGAGTGATGACACAGACAAGTTGCCTGCGGAAGTTTTTGTCATAGGATTCTTAAAGGCATATGCAAGTTATGTGGGATTGGATAAGGACGAGGTCGTTCTGCAATATAAGAGTTATTTAAATAACCTGAAAAAGGTCAAAGAGATTGCTCCCCCCCCAGAAAAACCCCCTTTGTCCAAACGATTACTTATCATTTCTCCATTAGCAATAATCTTAATTGTTTTTCTGTTTTTTTATCTTTACCTCGACAAAAAAGAGGAGATTAAAACCCGTACAGATGTTATTTCTAAACCATCGCTGGTACCTCCTGTGCCACCTGAAGAAACGATGGTTCAGCTCCCTTTGCCCGAAGAGACAGCGGAGAGGGTGGTAACAGCGGATAAACCGCCGAAAGAACCTGGATCAACTATCTCATTGTCCGATGGGAGAGAACCATTAATATCAGAGAAGAAAAAGGCCGAATCTCAAAAAGAGGGAGAAAAAACCCTCCTGGCAAAAACTTCTGAAACAACCTGGTTAAGGGTTCAAATCGATGATAAACCGCCTTTTGAAGTTATCCTGAAGCCAGGGGAAAAATTAACATGGAATGCCCTTCATACACTCAAATTATTCATCGGGAACGCTGGAGGAATTGATCTTTTCTATAACGGAAAAGCCCTGGGTAAGCTCGGAAATTCAGGGCAAGTAGTGTCTATAACTCTGCCCAATGAGAAGATTAGGTAG
- the purE gene encoding 5-(carboxyamino)imidazole ribonucleotide mutase, with product MKEDMRGKNPLVSIVLGSDSDLPIMEEARKVLENLGIEYELTISSAHRSPERTVKYAKSAIKKGVEVIIAAAGGAAHLAGVIAAETVLPVIGVPIDSSSLKGLDALLSTAQMPGGVPVATMAIGKAGAKNAAILAAQILGVKYSKIRDELKRYKRELAFEVEKKAQKLENQVR from the coding sequence ATGAAAGAAGATATGAGGGGGAAAAATCCGTTGGTTTCCATTGTTCTGGGCAGTGATTCCGATTTGCCTATTATGGAGGAAGCCAGAAAGGTTTTGGAAAATCTGGGCATAGAGTATGAGCTGACCATTTCTTCTGCCCATCGTTCTCCAGAGAGGACGGTGAAATACGCTAAATCTGCTATCAAAAAAGGGGTTGAGGTGATTATAGCCGCTGCTGGCGGGGCTGCACACTTAGCAGGGGTAATTGCTGCAGAGACGGTCTTACCGGTAATTGGTGTCCCTATTGATTCATCTTCTCTAAAGGGTTTAGACGCACTGCTCTCGACAGCCCAGATGCCCGGAGGTGTGCCTGTTGCTACCATGGCTATTGGAAAAGCAGGAGCAAAGAATGCAGCAATCCTCGCTGCTCAGATATTGGGTGTGAAGTACTCTAAAATTAGAGACGAGTTGAAGAGGTATAAAAGAGAACTGGCATTTGAAGTGGAAAAGAAGGCACAAAAGCTAGAAAACCAGGTAAGATAA
- the rodA gene encoding rod shape-determining protein RodA yields the protein MKFDRRLVLNFDWFLLFITILIATIGVVNIYSATFAVKEPDGMPVYLKQICWILVGIFAMFLSFCVDYRLLERSAYPLFVVAVLLLILVIPFGKSVAGSRRWLQLGVFSLQPSEFLKIALIFILSKYFNKYHGYSPGAIRGFLVPFLILALPVILVLLQPDLGTALIIILIFLSLLLFNGIKIKNILIMSSVFLAGLPLFWHCLKNYQKMRILTFINPDLDPLGSGYHIIQSKIAIGSGAFWGKGFLKGTQSQLLFLPEQHTDFVFSVFAEEWGFVGALIVVFLYLLVVLWGLRIAAHSREDFCAFLTFGIASMFFWQIFINIGMSVGIIPVVGVPLPLMSYGGSSTISFLLGIGILINISTRRFLF from the coding sequence ATGAAATTTGATCGAAGGTTAGTCTTAAATTTTGACTGGTTTCTTCTTTTTATAACGATACTTATTGCTACTATTGGAGTAGTTAACATCTATAGTGCAACTTTTGCCGTAAAAGAACCTGATGGAATGCCTGTCTATCTAAAACAGATATGCTGGATTCTTGTGGGAATCTTTGCAATGTTTCTCTCTTTCTGTGTAGATTACCGTTTGTTGGAACGCTCTGCCTATCCTTTGTTTGTAGTGGCTGTCTTATTGCTAATCTTGGTAATTCCTTTTGGCAAAAGTGTTGCCGGATCAAGAAGATGGCTTCAACTTGGGGTTTTTTCACTACAACCGTCGGAGTTTCTTAAAATCGCTCTAATATTTATACTATCAAAGTACTTTAATAAATATCATGGTTATAGCCCGGGGGCAATTCGTGGTTTTCTTGTTCCCTTTCTTATTCTGGCATTACCGGTTATCCTTGTTCTTCTTCAACCAGATTTAGGAACAGCTCTTATTATTATATTGATCTTTCTATCTCTCTTATTGTTCAATGGAATAAAGATAAAAAATATTCTAATAATGTCCTCGGTTTTTTTAGCAGGGCTTCCTCTGTTTTGGCACTGTTTAAAAAATTATCAAAAAATGAGAATATTAACCTTTATTAATCCGGATCTCGATCCCCTAGGTTCTGGCTATCATATAATTCAATCAAAGATTGCTATAGGTTCCGGGGCATTTTGGGGAAAGGGATTTTTAAAAGGAACCCAAAGCCAGTTACTTTTCCTTCCTGAACAACATACTGATTTTGTTTTCTCGGTTTTTGCAGAAGAATGGGGGTTTGTCGGGGCTCTTATTGTAGTGTTTCTATATTTACTTGTTGTGCTTTGGGGCTTACGAATAGCTGCTCATTCAAGAGAGGATTTTTGTGCCTTTTTGACCTTTGGCATAGCCTCTATGTTCTTCTGGCAGATATTCATTAATATAGGCATGTCTGTGGGTATTATACCCGTTGTTGGCGTTCCATTACCTCTTATG
- the purD gene encoding phosphoribosylamine--glycine ligase translates to MKILVVGSGGREHALVWKINQSPRVSKIYCAPGNGGISKLAECVDIQATDVHSLLKFAKQEEVGLTVVGPELPLTMGIVDEFEKEGLRIFGASKKSAEIEESKAFAKDLMKKYGIPTAEYRTFTSRDEAVDYIREKGAPLVIKADGLAAGKGVIPAKTIEEAVDAVDLIIVKKAFGEAGKRVVVEDFLSGEEASFLVFTDGKYVIPLPSSQDHKPIFDEDKGPNTGGMGAYSPVPIVTESLHKQIMKEIIQPTISGMASEGRKYKGVLYAGLMITNGWAKVLEFNARFGDPETQPLLMRMKSDIIPVLEATIDGNLPKIKVEWDERAAVCVVMTSGGYPGSYQKGFDITGLEEISKIPGVEVFHAGTVIKDGKIISDGGRVLGVTALEYGIKDAIGLAYRAVKNIHWEGVYYRQDIGRKALNCK, encoded by the coding sequence ATGAAAATACTGGTAGTTGGATCCGGAGGCAGGGAACACGCTTTGGTCTGGAAGATCAACCAAAGTCCCAGAGTATCAAAGATATACTGTGCTCCCGGCAACGGAGGGATAAGCAAGCTTGCAGAGTGTGTTGACATTCAGGCTACAGATGTTCATTCTCTTTTAAAATTCGCAAAACAAGAAGAGGTCGGACTTACTGTTGTTGGTCCGGAGTTACCCTTAACCATGGGCATAGTCGATGAATTTGAGAAAGAAGGCCTCCGGATATTTGGCGCCAGTAAAAAATCGGCAGAGATTGAAGAGAGCAAGGCATTTGCCAAGGATCTGATGAAGAAATACGGGATACCCACAGCAGAATACCGCACATTCACCTCTAGAGACGAAGCAGTAGACTATATAAGAGAAAAAGGGGCCCCTCTTGTAATCAAGGCCGATGGACTGGCAGCGGGAAAGGGGGTTATCCCTGCCAAAACCATTGAAGAGGCTGTAGATGCCGTAGATCTTATTATAGTCAAAAAGGCATTCGGTGAGGCAGGCAAAAGGGTAGTAGTTGAGGATTTTTTAAGTGGTGAAGAGGCATCTTTTCTGGTCTTTACCGATGGTAAATATGTGATTCCCCTGCCATCTTCCCAGGATCATAAACCAATATTTGATGAAGATAAGGGACCAAATACAGGTGGCATGGGAGCTTACTCCCCTGTCCCTATCGTAACAGAGAGTTTACATAAACAGATAATGAAAGAAATAATTCAACCGACCATAAGTGGTATGGCTTCAGAAGGAAGGAAATATAAAGGGGTCTTATATGCAGGATTGATGATTACGAATGGCTGGGCAAAGGTTTTGGAGTTCAACGCCAGATTTGGTGACCCTGAAACACAACCCTTGCTTATGAGGATGAAGAGCGATATAATTCCTGTTTTGGAGGCCACCATAGATGGAAATCTCCCTAAGATAAAGGTTGAATGGGATGAGAGGGCTGCTGTTTGTGTGGTTATGACATCTGGGGGGTACCCGGGAAGTTATCAAAAAGGCTTTGACATCACTGGGTTAGAAGAGATATCAAAGATACCAGGTGTCGAAGTGTTTCATGCGGGAACGGTTATAAAAGATGGAAAGATAATTTCAGATGGCGGAAGGGTTCTGGGGGTAACTGCGTTAGAATATGGGATTAAAGATGCCATTGGTTTAGCTTACAGGGCAGTTAAGAATATTCACTGGGAAGGTGTGTATTATCGGCAGGATATTGGCAGGAAGGCTTTAAATTGTAAATAA